The Hyphomonas sediminis genome contains the following window.
GATGGACCGGGCTTTCGGCGGAAGAGAGAATGCGCGTGCCCATCAGCACGCCTTCAGCGCCGAGGGCGAAGGCGGCTGCCATGCTGCGTCCATCCGTGATGCCGCCGGCAGCGACGACGGGCACATCGACCGCTTCGCAGACCTGCGGGATCAGGACCATCGAGGCGACATCCTTGGCATTCTTGAAGCCGCCGCCTTCGCCGCCCTCCACGATCAACCCGTCGACACCTGCCTCAATGGCGCGCAGCGCGCCGGACAGGGAAGGGACCACATGGAAGACCGTTAGCCCGGCTTCTTTCAGGGTTGCGGTGTATTTCATCGGGTCGCCCGCCGAAGTGGTGACGAATTTGATGCCCTGATCGATGATGAAGGGGATGATATCCGGATCGCGCACGAAGGCCTGGGCGACGTTCACGCCGAAGGGCTTGTCCGTCAGGGTTTTCATTTTCCGGATTTCGTCTCGGATCGCGTCCAGCTCGCCCGAAGACGTTTCGATGATGCCCATGCCGCCGGCATTGGAAACAGCCGAAGAGAGCTGCGAGCGGGCGATCCAGCCCATGGCCGCCTGGATGATTGGCTTCTCGATGCCGAGCATTTCAGTGATGCGGGTCTTGATGGGCGGGGCGGGCATGGCGGTTTCCTCCGGTCGGTGTCTTGTTATCGCGGGAAAGATAGGGGCTGCTGAC
Protein-coding sequences here:
- a CDS encoding NAD(P)H-dependent flavin oxidoreductase, with translation MPAPPIKTRITEMLGIEKPIIQAAMGWIARSQLSSAVSNAGGMGIIETSSGELDAIRDEIRKMKTLTDKPFGVNVAQAFVRDPDIIPFIIDQGIKFVTTSAGDPMKYTATLKEAGLTVFHVVPSLSGALRAIEAGVDGLIVEGGEGGGFKNAKDVASMVLIPQVCEAVDVPVVAAGGITDGRSMAAAFALGAEGVLMGTRILSSAESPVHPNWKDAIVGADATDTVFLNRQGPGPALRALRTERTTRLEKEGSPNIFGEFAGTQAVYFKGDLEAGIALTGQVAGRIKEVKPVAQVFEETLAEYHQVVSRLPR